ACTACGGCTTCCGCTACATTCACCCCGCCAACCGCCGTTCCTTTGAGCTGCTGGAGCCCGTGGGCAAGCTTTTCGAGAAAATTGCCGAAGACGAAGAAGGCGAGTGGCTCACCATTCGCTACGACGAGCAGCAGTTCCTCGTGCGCCCCGAGCTGTTTAAGGAAATTTACCACAAGCCCAAGTTCAGCTTCGGCGATGCGGTGGAGGAGGTGACACCGCAGCCGGGCCAGTACCGCCACTTCGGCCACGTGTCCGACGTGTACTGGGACGAAACCAGCGACACGGCCACGTTTCAGATTGTGGAGCGCAAGCGCAAGCTCCCGCGCATTTTCCAGGCCAGCGAGCTGCGGGCCGATTAGGTCCGCTAAATCCCCACGGCGATGGCGGTGACGATGCTGATGACGCCGATAATGACCAGGCCGAGGTAGAGCGGCCAGGCAAACTTTAGCCACTGCTCGAAGCGCACGCCGGTGGCGGCCAGCATGGCCATGAGCGTGCCGTTGGTGGGCGTGATGAGCTCGCAGAGGCCGGCCCCGTACTGAAACGCCAGCACCATTACTTGCCGCGACAGGCCGATGAGGTCGGAGAGGGGCGTGAGCAGGGGCATGGTGAGCGTGGCCTGGCCGCTGCCGCTGGGCACGGGCACGTGCAGGGCGGTTTGCACCGCCATCATGCCCAGGGCCGCCACCGACACGGGCAAGTGGCCCAGCGGCGTGGCCAGGCCGTTCACGATGGTGTCGACGATGTTGCCCTGCTCCAGCACCACGAAAATGGTGCGGGCAAAGCCGATGAGCATGGCCGAAAAGGCCATGTCGCGGAAGCCCACCACGAAGCCCTCGGCCGTGCCGGTGGCACCCAGGCCACCCAGCAACCCCGCCGCCACGCCCAGCGCAAAAAACAGCGCGCCCATCTCCTCGAAGCCCCAGCCCTGCTGCACCACGCCGTAGGCAAAGTAGCTGAAGGCGGCCAGCAGCAGCAGCAGCACCAGGCCGTGGCGGCCGGCGCCGCGGGTGTCGGCAGCGGCTTCGGCTTCGGTTATTTCCACGGGCACGCGGTGGCGCTGGGCGTGCCGAATGGTGCCCCACAGCCACAAGGCCAATGCCGGCACCAGAAACGCCAGCCGGTAGGCCCCGCCCGAGAGCAGCGGCAGCTGCGCCAGCTTCTGGGCAATGCCCACCTGAAAGGGATTGATGGGGCTGAACGAGGCCCCCACAAACGCCGCCCCGG
This DNA window, taken from Hymenobacter sp. 5317J-9, encodes the following:
- a CDS encoding YfcC family protein, encoding MNTFRFPHPLVLLVGFIVLAAVLSYVLPAGRFDRRQDPVAQREVVVAGSYHRVPATPVGPLDMLVDLPKGLADAAGVVFLIFLAGGAFTVVDQTGALRHGVDWLLLKTQGRQVLVIPLVGLLFATMGALENMGEEIIALVPVLLVLMRRLGFPALTAVAASAGAAFVGASFSPINPFQVGIAQKLAQLPLLSGGAYRLAFLVPALALWLWGTIRHAQRHRVPVEITEAEAAADTRGAGRHGLVLLLLLAAFSYFAYGVVQQGWGFEEMGALFFALGVAAGLLGGLGATGTAEGFVVGFRDMAFSAMLIGFARTIFVVLEQGNIVDTIVNGLATPLGHLPVSVAALGMMAVQTALHVPVPSGSGQATLTMPLLTPLSDLIGLSRQVMVLAFQYGAGLCELITPTNGTLMAMLAATGVRFEQWLKFAWPLYLGLVIIGVISIVTAIAVGI